The proteins below come from a single Mugil cephalus isolate CIBA_MC_2020 chromosome 7, CIBA_Mcephalus_1.1, whole genome shotgun sequence genomic window:
- the nol7 gene encoding nucleolar protein 7, with product MTYPRSPNMAKKQRGGTGSSSKGSEKPTEKLNLVLDSSDDEAPEEVTFEDSKAEAFRSMKQTLDTARREKELLKEKRRKRQELFQEQKKRKLLPADVLEEIDSTPSKTQKQSENKDEEEEPEEEDETRKKKKKKRKSGKLAHSRNLKGNYTVTTVKEPAGTSSFQQQAAEDFLQSRLYGAGSLRTTSNEMLSLQNKKGRNKSAAVQFVKKDWASKEKAKAEKLKKRWIHKQKVPSC from the exons ATGACGTATCCCCGCTCACCCAACATGGCGAAGAAACAACGTGGGGGAACGGGTTCGTCTTCGAAGGGCAGCGAAAAACCGACAGAAAAGCTCAACTTGGTGCTTGACTCCAGTGACGATGAGGCTCCAGAGGAGGTCACATTTGAGGACTCGAAAGCGGAGGCCTTTCGGAGCATGAAGCAGACGCTGGACACAGCCAGAAG ggagaaggagctgctgaaagagaagaggaggaagagacaggagCTGTTCCAGGAGCAGAAG AAGCGGAAGCTCTTGCCGGCCGACGTGTTGGAGGAAATCGACTCGACTCCTTCGAA gaCACAGAAACAGTCTGAAAACAAAG atgaagaggaggagcctgaggaggaagatgaaacgaggaagaagaagaagaagaaaaggaagagtgGGAAGTTGGCGCACTCCAGAAA TCTGAAGGGAAACTACACCGTGACGACCGTGAAGGAGCCGGCGGGGACGTCGTCTTTCCAGCAGCAGGCGGCCGAGGATTTCCTCCAGTCCAGACTGTACGGAGCAGGAAGCCTCAGGACCACAA gtAACGAGATGCTCTCCCTCCAGAACAAGAAGGGGAGGAATAAAAGTGCAGCAGTGCAGTTTGTCAAGAAGGACTGGG CTTCTAAGGAAAAAGCCAAAGCAGAGAAGTTGAAGAAGAGATGGATCCACAAACAGAAGGTTCCTTCCTGCTGA